From the Lolium rigidum isolate FL_2022 chromosome 2, APGP_CSIRO_Lrig_0.1, whole genome shotgun sequence genome, one window contains:
- the LOC124689280 gene encoding very-long-chain 3-oxoacyl-CoA reductase 1-like, whose protein sequence is MGSNEVLSRQQEPAWFVSLAILGALYVAAVAFRILSHLVLLLPCRPTDLRRRYGAWALVTGPTSGIGQSVAIELARRGLNLVLVGRDPAKLQDMADTISNTNASVQTKTVVVDLALIATPQGDEALRQLRQAVAGLEVGVLVNNAGLAKPCAVYLHEADVEAWVRMIRVNLWALTEVTAAVLPGMVERGRGAVVNIGSGTTKAIPSFPLYSIYHASKRYVSQFSRSLYVEYMGKGIDVQCQAPLFVETKMTMGVAVSRKPRGLFSRLMMPTSDEYARAAACWIGHGPLCMPNLGHRLQWCICHVVPDYMLDVLVLRVSLWHRVIFQRIRTKRASRTNVINDGVQPWKQA, encoded by the exons ATGGGCAGCAACGAGGTTCTCTCCCGGCAGCAGGAGCCGGCCTGGTTCGTCTCGCTCGCCATCCTTGGCGCCCTgtacgtcgccgccgtcgccttccGCATCCTCTCCCACCTCGTCTTGCTACTGCCTTGCCGCCCCACCGACCTCCGCCGCCGCTACGGCGCCTGGGCCTTGGTCACCGGCCCCACGTCCGGCATCGGCCAGTCGGTCGCCATCGAGCTCGCCCGCCGCGGCCTCAACCTCGTACTCGTCGGTCGCGACCCTGCCAAGCTCCAGGACATGGCAGACACCATCTCCAACACCAACGCCTCCGTGCAAACCAAGACCGTCGTGGTCGACCTCGCCCTCATCGCTACGCCGCAAG GCGACGAGGCGCTGCGGCAGCTCCGGCAGGCGGTGGCGGGGCTCGAGGTTGGGGTGCTGGTGAACAACGCCGGCCTGGCGAAGCCGTGCGCGGTGTACCTGCACGAGGCGGACGTGGAGGCCTGGGTGAGGATGATCCGGGTGAACCTGTGGGCGCTGACGGAGGTGACGGCGGCGGTGCTGCCGGGGATGGTGGAGCGGGGCAGGGGCGCCGTCGTCAACATCGGCTCCGGGACCACCAAGGCCATCCCTTCCTTCCCGCTCTACTCCATCTACCACGCCTCCAAACG GTACGTTTCTCAGTTCTCCAGGAGCCTTTATGTTGAGTACATGGGCAAAGGAATCGACGTACAATGTCAG GCACCACTCTTCGTGGAGACGAAGATGACGATGGGTGTGGCGGTATCCCGCAAGCCGCGAGGCCTCTTCTCACGGCTGATGATGCCGACGTCTGACGAGTATGCGAGAGCGGCGGCATGCTGGATAGGTCATGGCCCACTCTGCATGCCTAACCTGGGCCACCGGCTCCAGTGGTGCATTTGTCATGTTGTACCAGATTACATGCTCGATGTATTGGTCCTCCGCGTGAGCCTATGGCATAGAGTTATTTTCCAGCGCATCAGGACAAAGAGGGCATCACGGACAAATGTCATCAACGACGGAGTTCAGCCTTGGAAACAAGCCTAA